A genomic window from bacterium BMS3Abin14 includes:
- a CDS encoding PASTA domain protein, translated as MKLNKLFLAAFSAAALMVPVTGFAGALDRGAPQQRYNQAADEMIRVPGTVGMYEQDAQAALQQAGVSANIQYEKKYKEDLAGMEGTVIDQEPGAGGITMLGSTVTITVYWPPAAGDLPPEGSDGQYGNDGADQGPPPSYQQPQAPEPQWDGGSQPAAGGGWVPPHQPALAPVPQPTLAPQPAGPIVPGGPAPALNSRVPVGASVPAPQAVPAPQAVPAPTVPIIATPVPRTVTLVEPKSPAPAKTPIQQQLDQKVPARVDIRNKMRGVDRKITPTTGATTFTATPVPQTVTPVNQQPPPAATFNATPVQQTVTPVNQSMTIAETPTQDGSCRSWYAIALDITAEAQRIAKELGCSLVKPESVWKQCIKHIDDIGQYVYFSAHLKNRWNRLVKKTSWAAIGPRDLTFGKTHKGRIFGTTGRMFITPVPINKEHVNIKLVKKAGKSRTSVTVCSYMPGGDRIKEWQFESPKGNKNKGQVWIKDLPNMDGKLLSIHLDGKSAADTFKYSIFLEKN; from the coding sequence ATGAAACTGAACAAACTGTTCCTTGCCGCTTTTTCGGCGGCAGCCCTGATGGTGCCGGTGACCGGCTTTGCCGGCGCCCTCGATCGGGGCGCCCCGCAGCAGCGATACAACCAGGCTGCCGACGAGATGATCCGTGTTCCCGGTACGGTGGGGATGTACGAGCAGGACGCCCAGGCGGCCCTCCAGCAGGCGGGAGTTTCCGCCAACATCCAGTATGAGAAGAAATACAAGGAGGACCTCGCCGGCATGGAAGGTACTGTGATTGACCAGGAACCCGGCGCGGGGGGTATAACCATGCTGGGGTCCACGGTGACCATCACTGTCTACTGGCCGCCTGCGGCGGGCGACCTGCCGCCTGAAGGGTCTGACGGCCAGTACGGTAATGACGGAGCCGACCAGGGCCCGCCGCCGTCTTATCAGCAGCCCCAGGCACCTGAGCCCCAGTGGGACGGCGGCAGCCAGCCGGCCGCCGGCGGGGGGTGGGTACCTCCACATCAACCTGCCCTTGCACCGGTTCCTCAGCCAACCCTGGCCCCACAGCCTGCAGGTCCAATAGTACCCGGCGGGCCGGCTCCGGCCCTCAATTCTCGTGTCCCTGTCGGAGCCTCAGTACCTGCACCGCAGGCAGTACCAGCACCGCAGGCAGTACCAGCACCCACAGTGCCTATAATAGCAACACCGGTACCCCGAACCGTTACACTGGTTGAGCCCAAGTCACCGGCTCCTGCCAAAACACCGATACAGCAGCAGCTCGATCAAAAGGTGCCCGCCAGGGTGGATATCAGGAACAAGATGAGGGGGGTGGACAGGAAAATAACACCCACAACCGGCGCCACAACCTTTACCGCCACGCCGGTACCGCAGACGGTAACACCGGTCAATCAGCAGCCTCCTCCAGCGGCGACCTTTAACGCAACGCCCGTACAGCAGACGGTGACGCCCGTGAATCAGAGTATGACCATTGCCGAAACGCCAACCCAGGACGGTTCGTGTAGATCATGGTATGCGATTGCTCTTGATATTACTGCAGAAGCGCAAAGAATTGCTAAGGAACTTGGTTGTTCACTGGTTAAACCTGAGTCCGTATGGAAACAATGTATTAAACACATTGATGATATCGGGCAATATGTTTATTTCAGCGCACACCTGAAAAACCGTTGGAATCGTCTTGTTAAAAAAACCAGTTGGGCGGCAATCGGGCCGAGAGACCTGACATTCGGCAAAACCCATAAAGGGAGAATATTTGGAACAACAGGACGTATGTTTATAACACCAGTACCTATTAACAAAGAGCACGTTAACATCAAACTTGTAAAAAAGGCCGGCAAGTCCAGAACATCCGTCACAGTTTGTAGTTACATGCCAGGAGGTGACCGTATCAAGGAATGGCAATTTGAAAGCCCCAAAGGAAATAAAAATAAGGGTCAGGTGTGGATTAAAGACCTGCCCAATATGGACGGTAAATTATTGTCCATTCACCTTGATGGCAAGTCAGCGGCGGACACATTCAAATATTCAATATTTCTGGAGAAAAACTAG
- a CDS encoding curli production assembly/transport component CsgG: MSRKIPGKTHNLALTLAACMLLFSAASAWSWGTPPENLPPKKTVTIFQFDSTVPEVSPASATDMFTTALIKTHAFTVLERQRLDESVYQEKQLNQGGTTTGDVAKYRLTGADFIFVGVITEANAQASKTGVAGAYKGVGVETSGEKAEIGLDVRVLDAKTGGVLDSVDVRKKISQGGFSVSGLGKLFGKKKLKGANLGISHDHKDSIDKALRDCIEEAVNTLVSRYEE; encoded by the coding sequence ATGAGTCGGAAAATCCCAGGTAAAACCCACAATCTAGCACTGACCCTTGCGGCCTGCATGCTCCTGTTTTCAGCCGCGTCAGCCTGGTCGTGGGGAACCCCACCGGAAAATCTTCCGCCGAAAAAGACGGTGACGATCTTCCAGTTCGACAGCACCGTTCCGGAGGTGTCCCCGGCGTCAGCAACGGACATGTTCACCACCGCGCTGATCAAGACCCATGCGTTTACCGTCCTGGAAAGGCAGCGGCTCGATGAGAGCGTCTACCAGGAAAAGCAGTTGAACCAGGGGGGGACGACCACCGGTGACGTGGCTAAGTATCGCCTGACAGGGGCAGATTTTATCTTCGTGGGCGTGATCACCGAGGCCAACGCCCAGGCTTCCAAAACAGGGGTCGCAGGAGCCTATAAGGGCGTTGGGGTGGAAACCAGTGGGGAAAAGGCCGAAATTGGCCTGGATGTCCGGGTTCTCGACGCCAAAACGGGGGGGGTCCTCGACTCGGTCGATGTCCGGAAAAAGATCTCCCAGGGCGGATTTTCCGTCTCAGGCCTCGGAAAGCTGTTCGGGAAGAAAAAGCTGAAGGGGGCGAACCTTGGGATCTCCCATGACCATAAGGACAGCATCGACAAGGCGCTTCGGGATTGCATTGAAGAGGCAGTGAACACGCTGGTCAGCCGGTACGAAGAGTAG
- the degU_1 gene encoding transcriptional regulatory protein DegU, translating to MRTVLVVEDHDDTRHWWEKHISEAFPKARAMSAATISEARVLLGKEEFSLALVDINLPDGSGIDLVREMGRTHPEIYCVISTIFDDDEHIFSALRAGAMGYLIKEQPLDRQIQQLRAVLHGQPPLSPSVARRILIHFSRPLEESESTEALTDREKDVLQLIAKGYSRPEVAELLGLTSNTVASYTKVIYQKLNISRRAEAVIEGVRLGLIDPY from the coding sequence ATGCGGACCGTTCTTGTCGTTGAGGACCACGACGATACGAGGCACTGGTGGGAAAAACATATTTCGGAGGCCTTTCCCAAGGCCAGGGCCATGAGCGCTGCAACTATCAGCGAAGCCCGGGTCCTTCTCGGGAAGGAAGAATTTTCCCTGGCCCTCGTGGACATCAACCTCCCGGACGGGTCCGGGATCGACCTGGTAAGGGAAATGGGCAGGACCCATCCGGAAATCTATTGCGTCATCTCGACGATCTTTGACGATGATGAGCACATCTTCTCCGCCCTGCGCGCCGGCGCCATGGGTTACCTCATTAAAGAACAACCGCTGGACCGTCAAATCCAGCAGCTCAGGGCCGTTCTCCACGGTCAGCCGCCCCTGTCCCCTAGCGTGGCCCGCCGGATCCTGATCCACTTTTCCCGTCCGCTGGAAGAGTCGGAAAGTACCGAAGCCCTGACCGACCGGGAAAAGGATGTTCTGCAGCTTATCGCCAAGGGTTATTCCCGTCCCGAGGTCGCCGAACTTCTCGGGCTGACCTCCAACACGGTGGCCAGCTATACCAAGGTCATATACCAGAAGCTGAACATTTCACGTCGGGCGGAAGCCGTAATCGAGGGCGTGCGGCTCGGCCTCATCGACCCGTATTGA
- a CDS encoding sensory histidine kinase UhpB — protein MSSPNRNKRHDTGANILESPYLILSVAALLAMVCVVFSVMVASNQPWLGLSLQADGIHAGIFVESVKAQSPSELILTPGDSILSIRSLSGSPFIFEDSDLVEDPDVFPTFKKYNAFLDRQGVLAGILSGPLVELSLADGRKVRVQPARARPLSSFPFDFWLLNAMGFTVFMIGASVWSVRRRNVAARMFFFSGMGLLITTTAMAVIVSREIALDPDLLATVRALYHVGNNIFSIFGIGLLFHYPGLLGSFPMTRAVAVLASFFILNEQFQWTDIPGHTVLIQPTLYFIMGVTIAALQWRRSKGRPVDRAALKYFIIAFLGFIGLAFFTYFVPAALTGRTVVPVSVGLGAVTMMYVGLALGILRYRLFDIDRWWFGFWKWFLAGVSVLAVDGILAFTVTHRPSVALALSLILVGWLYFPVRQWVWGRFYQGPRDRIKQHLPVLLSGLVNPGISEKNAWVGVLRDVFLPLSYRTLEGRDASPRLDKYGEIMLIPTLDQTGTVELRFADRGSRLFSRDDVELAETLIYIARTTEDRLTTFNRGVAEERERIMRDLHDEVGGRLLSLVHASKTRRNTLLARSALKALRDIIYSINPVEEVTIEEALATWRYELVQRCEDAGVELHWDSETVQADRPLTPRQRVNLSRALYETSSNAFSHASPENIWVKWNEVDHQLACTVRNDGTIPKQGKLHLGKGIRNMERRMGELGGQFSCETFPSEGIFEVWMSMPISDKR, from the coding sequence ATGAGTAGTCCCAACAGGAACAAACGTCACGATACAGGCGCCAACATTCTGGAATCCCCATATCTCATCCTGTCCGTCGCTGCCTTGCTGGCCATGGTCTGTGTGGTGTTTTCGGTCATGGTTGCGTCCAACCAGCCATGGCTCGGCCTGAGTCTGCAGGCGGACGGCATTCATGCCGGTATCTTTGTCGAAAGCGTGAAGGCCCAAAGCCCGTCCGAGCTCATCCTCACCCCCGGGGATTCGATCCTGTCCATCCGGTCCCTTTCAGGCAGCCCATTTATTTTCGAAGATTCCGACCTGGTGGAGGACCCCGACGTCTTCCCGACCTTTAAAAAGTATAATGCTTTTCTTGATCGTCAGGGGGTTCTGGCCGGAATCCTCAGTGGACCGTTGGTGGAATTGAGCCTCGCGGACGGGCGGAAGGTGAGGGTACAGCCGGCCCGTGCCCGACCGCTTTCCTCGTTTCCATTTGATTTCTGGCTGCTGAATGCCATGGGTTTCACGGTATTCATGATCGGCGCGTCTGTCTGGTCCGTTCGCAGACGCAATGTGGCGGCCAGGATGTTTTTTTTCTCCGGCATGGGCCTTCTCATCACGACAACGGCCATGGCTGTCATCGTTTCGAGAGAGATCGCCCTTGACCCGGACCTCCTTGCTACGGTCCGTGCATTGTACCACGTGGGGAACAACATATTCTCGATCTTCGGCATCGGCCTGCTTTTCCATTACCCCGGGCTCCTGGGCTCATTCCCGATGACCAGGGCGGTCGCGGTTCTGGCCTCCTTTTTCATCCTGAACGAGCAGTTTCAATGGACGGACATTCCAGGGCATACCGTGTTGATTCAGCCCACCCTATATTTTATTATGGGGGTTACGATAGCCGCCCTCCAGTGGCGGCGCTCAAAAGGCCGGCCTGTCGATCGTGCGGCCCTCAAATATTTCATCATAGCGTTCCTGGGGTTTATAGGACTGGCCTTTTTCACCTACTTCGTTCCCGCTGCGCTGACCGGTCGAACCGTGGTCCCTGTGTCGGTCGGGCTGGGGGCGGTCACCATGATGTATGTCGGGCTGGCCCTGGGGATTCTTCGATACCGCCTTTTTGACATCGACCGCTGGTGGTTCGGGTTCTGGAAATGGTTCCTGGCGGGCGTCAGTGTTCTGGCGGTGGACGGCATCCTGGCGTTCACTGTCACTCACAGGCCGTCCGTCGCCCTTGCTCTGTCTCTTATACTGGTGGGATGGCTGTATTTCCCGGTTCGCCAATGGGTATGGGGAAGGTTCTACCAGGGGCCGAGGGATCGGATAAAACAGCACCTCCCCGTTCTCCTGTCGGGGTTGGTGAACCCCGGCATCAGCGAGAAGAATGCCTGGGTTGGCGTCCTAAGGGATGTGTTCCTCCCTCTTTCGTACCGGACCCTGGAAGGCCGGGACGCCTCTCCCAGGCTCGATAAGTACGGCGAGATAATGCTGATCCCCACCCTGGATCAAACGGGAACGGTGGAACTTCGGTTCGCCGACAGAGGCAGCCGGCTCTTTTCCAGGGACGACGTCGAACTGGCAGAGACCCTCATCTACATCGCCAGGACTACGGAGGATCGACTTACCACGTTTAACAGGGGTGTTGCGGAGGAGCGGGAGCGTATCATGCGGGACCTGCACGATGAGGTCGGGGGCCGCCTCCTGTCCCTGGTCCACGCATCGAAAACCCGGAGGAACACGCTTCTGGCACGCAGCGCCCTCAAAGCCCTCAGGGACATCATCTACAGCATCAATCCGGTGGAGGAGGTGACCATCGAGGAGGCCCTTGCGACGTGGCGTTATGAATTGGTTCAACGATGTGAGGATGCCGGGGTTGAACTCCACTGGGACAGCGAAACCGTGCAGGCCGACAGGCCGCTTACCCCGCGGCAGCGGGTCAATCTGTCCAGAGCCCTTTACGAGACCTCTTCAAACGCATTTTCCCACGCCAGTCCTGAAAACATATGGGTCAAGTGGAACGAGGTCGACCATCAACTCGCCTGCACCGTTCGTAACGATGGAACGATTCCAAAACAGGGAAAACTCCACCTGGGCAAGGGGATCAGGAACATGGAGAGAAGGATGGGAGAGCTGGGCGGACAGTTCAGCTGTGAGACCTTTCCGTCCGAAGGGATCTTCGAGGTCTGGATGTCAATGCCGATTTCCGACAAAAGGTAG
- the sgcG gene encoding 2-amino-4-deoxychorismate dehydrogenase: protein MSFDWLRVGICHGGKYKPSSPRRGRGSAVAKASDFAFQATTDKMAGQVEVRGKLLITTKNLDGVHQEERSKMHIIGVSGSPRRRGNSDLVLDAILAGASENGTETEALYLSGMEMSSCIGCERCRKDKICTQFSDDLTPYYPKIGRAGGIVLVTPVYNYNVTSWMKAFIDRLYCFYDFDNERPRGWSSRLAGQGKTAALAIVAEQVDPDDLGVTMEAMRMPVKALGYRIAGELAVPGVFEAGVVGQRPEMLDQAARLGRNLAAQP from the coding sequence ATGTCCTTTGACTGGCTCAGGGTAGGCATCTGTCACGGAGGAAAATATAAACCTTCCTCTCCCCGCCGGGGGAGAGGATCCGCCGTCGCTAAAGCTTCCGACTTCGCCTTCCAGGCTACGACGGACAAGATGGCGGGACAAGTCGAGGTGAGGGGGAAACTGCTCATAACGACAAAAAATCTCGATGGAGTTCACCAGGAGGAAAGGAGTAAAATGCATATTATTGGAGTATCGGGAAGCCCGAGGCGGCGAGGCAACTCCGACCTGGTTCTGGACGCTATTCTCGCCGGGGCCTCTGAAAACGGAACTGAAACCGAGGCCCTGTACCTTTCCGGTATGGAGATGTCCTCGTGCATAGGATGCGAACGATGTCGGAAAGACAAGATCTGCACGCAGTTTTCCGATGATCTGACACCGTATTACCCAAAGATCGGCCGTGCCGGAGGGATCGTCCTGGTAACACCGGTCTACAACTATAATGTTACGTCCTGGATGAAGGCTTTTATCGACCGCCTGTACTGTTTCTACGACTTCGACAACGAACGTCCCCGCGGTTGGTCGAGCCGCCTGGCAGGGCAGGGAAAGACGGCGGCCCTCGCTATCGTAGCCGAACAGGTGGACCCGGATGACCTGGGGGTCACTATGGAGGCCATGCGTATGCCCGTGAAGGCCCTGGGATACAGGATCGCCGGGGAGTTGGCCGTGCCGGGAGTGTTCGAGGCCGGAGTAGTCGGGCAGCGGCCTGAAATGCTGGATCAGGCGGCTCGACTGGGCCGGAACCTGGCGGCCCAGCCTTGA
- the proX gene encoding glycine betaine-binding periplasmic protein precursor yields MKRNRFQLYWHGAFFLLLCLALTAAIGATSAMAKDTLVFSDLGWDSAQVHNRIAAFIIEKGYGYNVDYIAGETVPMFAGLERGDIDITMEIWVDNQQPAFDKAIAAGKVVDLGSNFPDSWQGWLVPTYVIKGDPARGIKPMAPDLKSVADMPKYKDLFKDREDPGKGVFYSCIAGWGCEKINEKKFAAYGLNDTYNIFLPGSGAALVASLAGAYKKGEPWFGYYWAPTWVLGSYDMTPLEEPAYDPKIFESTGKCAYPAVKVDIAVNSSMLKKAPDVVEFLKKYETTQAIANEFLAYMKTNDANTEQAAEWFLKKYEKLWTGWVPANVAAKVKIAL; encoded by the coding sequence ATGAAAAGGAACCGTTTTCAGCTGTATTGGCACGGCGCATTTTTTCTATTGCTTTGCCTGGCACTCACCGCTGCCATTGGCGCTACCTCAGCCATGGCCAAAGATACGCTGGTATTCTCGGACCTGGGATGGGACAGCGCCCAGGTGCACAACCGCATCGCCGCGTTCATCATTGAGAAGGGTTACGGCTACAATGTCGATTACATCGCCGGCGAAACTGTTCCCATGTTCGCCGGTCTTGAGCGAGGAGACATAGATATTACCATGGAGATATGGGTGGACAACCAGCAGCCGGCCTTTGACAAGGCCATCGCCGCCGGCAAGGTCGTTGACCTGGGCAGCAATTTTCCCGACAGCTGGCAGGGTTGGCTGGTTCCCACTTATGTAATCAAGGGTGACCCCGCGCGGGGGATCAAGCCTATGGCACCGGACCTCAAGTCCGTGGCCGACATGCCGAAGTACAAGGACCTGTTTAAGGATCGCGAGGATCCCGGAAAGGGCGTATTCTACTCCTGTATCGCGGGCTGGGGGTGCGAGAAGATAAACGAGAAGAAATTCGCGGCCTACGGTCTGAACGACACTTACAACATATTTCTGCCGGGATCAGGCGCAGCCCTTGTGGCTTCTCTTGCAGGAGCCTACAAGAAGGGGGAACCGTGGTTCGGCTATTACTGGGCTCCCACCTGGGTCCTGGGATCGTACGACATGACCCCCCTGGAGGAGCCGGCCTACGATCCCAAGATTTTCGAGTCCACGGGCAAATGCGCTTACCCCGCAGTCAAGGTCGACATCGCCGTAAACTCCAGCATGCTGAAAAAAGCCCCTGACGTGGTTGAATTTTTGAAAAAGTACGAGACCACCCAGGCCATTGCCAACGAGTTCCTGGCCTATATGAAGACAAATGACGCCAACACCGAGCAAGCTGCCGAGTGGTTCCTGAAAAAGTACGAAAAGCTGTGGACCGGGTGGGTCCCTGCCAACGTTGCCGCCAAGGTCAAGATAGCCCTTTAG